One segment of Labrus mixtus chromosome 10, fLabMix1.1, whole genome shotgun sequence DNA contains the following:
- the LOC132982405 gene encoding uncharacterized protein LOC132982405: MKCNYPKYHKISKMSNKTFNMLTDQVDCTIPLPHRDLLVGLSPVSHYSSLSLSLSPDSYSSNPNFSDREADSLPDIHMLEYSLSEGPTMDDPYDITVPQVNSFCDGSTNLNQTFIATPDNGSVSFLNDNMSVTRKLKYQTFTNDTLDGSDSAGMSPDSVGRESQPGSCENSRRGSIENDCCSLSSGEMVMRNNSFCLEDQSVLVVSSLDESSISEVAGCSTLPTYSNLLSTTLPDVCEESTERVIKVDTGHSSLGKTFNVLVELSSEENDISSSSSSIALPGENEGGVFMTFVCETSPSDYEKVAEFPGAEEEMLLFPGELTPGQSNAFLSTLSAMQDIDKDIHTSTPVQTIGNNILSLPSFSPCTGRAITPGILPVKHQQISGTPKQPSIARLHLVTKFKKGEIKKFPKSDFSKVKSKVLTRNVHQMPVEGNASQQQQSQANVKNKPTESHRGAATRVSPSKERGRAAVVSTIAKFANTPTQVNSEAANLGATVMQLSRHCAVDEQSNSIASSPCQLSSANTQDLDVKCSNSFSKSEHAASSQLADTAAEHAGNETFCLSPLEKTPDRRGQPVRKPTPKKGISNKIEVRSGSALGQDNLSTLKSRPRLSSASLPTREKRTTIRFSTSLTIHKVDNHLGKTKPRNLNCTSQNKQVVQAESTNSPAENSKRDVKKISLVVSMYL, from the coding sequence ATGAAATGCAACTACCCCAAATACCACAAGATCTCCAAAATGTCCAATAAGACCTTCAACATGTTGACTGACCAAGTTGATTGCACAATTCCTTTGCCCCACAGGGACCTGCTTGTGGGCCTCTCCCCTGTGAGTCATTATAGCAGCTTGTCACTGTCCCTGTCACCCGACTCTTACAGTAGTAATCCTAACTTTAGTGACAGAGAGGCCGATAGCTTGCCTGACATCCACATGCTGGAGTATTCCCTCAGTGAGGGTCCCACTATGGATGACCCCTATGACATCACCGTACCACAGGTTAATTCATTCTGTGATGGAAGTACAAACTTGAACCAAACTTTTATTGCCACACCTGACAATGGCAGTGTAAGTTTTTTGAATGACAACATGAGTGTAACGCGTAAACTCAAGTACCAGACTTTTACCAATGACACATTGGATGGAAGTGACAGTGCAGGGATGTCTCCAGACTCTGTTGGCAGAGAAAGCCAACCGGGTTCATGTGAGAACTCCCGCAGAGGATCCATCGAGAATGACTGTTGCTCCCTCAGTTCTGGGGAAATGGTGATGCGGAATAACAGTTTTTGTCTAGAGGACCAGTCTGTTTTGGTAGTCTCTTCCCTGGATGAGTCATCGATTTCTGAAGTTGCTGGCTGTTCAACTTTACCTACTTATTCTAATCTGCTGTCCACCACTCTACCGGATGTCTGCGAAGAATCCACAGAAAGAGTTATAAAGGTTGATACAGGCCACTCAAGTCTTGGCAAGACCTTCAATGTGTTGGTAGAGCTTTCTTCTGAGGAAAATGATATTTCATCATCTAGCTCGTCTATAGCTCTGCCGGGTGAGAACGAAGGAGGGGTTTTTATGACCTTTGTTTGTGAAACATCTCCTTCAGATTATGAAAAAGTGGCTGAATTTCCAGGTGCAGAAGAAGAGATGCTTCTTTTCCCAGGAGAGCTAACACCTGGACAAAGCAACGCTTTTTTGTCTACTCTCTCAGCAATGCAAGACATTGACAAAGATATTCATACTTCCACTCCAGTACAAACCATAGGGAACAACATACTCAGCCTTCCCTCATTTTCTCCCTGCACTGGAAGAGCAATCACCCCAGGTATCCTACCTGTGAAACACCAGCAAATCTCTGGAACTCCTAAACAACCTTCAATTGCACGTCTGCATTTAGTCACCAAATTCAAGAAGGGGGAAATCAAGAAGTTCCCTAAATCAGACTTCAGCAAAGTAAAATCTAAAGTTCTGACAAGAAATGTGCATCAGATGCCAGTAGAAGGCAATGcttcacagcaacaacaatctcaagcaaatgtgaaaaacaagcCCACTGAATCACACAGAGGTGCTGCTACAAGGGTAAGTCCATCCAAGGAGAGGGGTAGAGCTGCCGTTGTTTCTACCATTGCCAAATTTGCCAACACACCGACACAAGTGAATTCAGAGGCTGCTAATTTGGGAGCGACAGTAATGCAGTTATCTAGGCATTGTGCAGTGGATGAACAGAGTAATAGTATAGCATCATCACCTTGCCAGCTCTCATCTGCAAACACTCAGGATTTAGATGTCAAATGCAGTAATTCCTTCTCTAAAAGTGAACATGCAGCCTCTAGCCAATTGgcagacacagcagcagagcaTGCTGGCAACGAGACCTTCTGCTTGTCACCCTTGGAAAAAACCCCAGATAGAAGGGGCCAACCAGTTCGCAAACCAACTCCAAAGAAAGGCATCTCAAACAAAATTGAGGTCAGATCAGGCTCAGCATTAGGTCAGGACAATCTTTCTACCCTCAAGTCCCGGCCACGTTTATCATCAGCGTCTTTGCCGACCAGGGAAAAAAGAACAACCATTAGATTCTCTACAAGCCTAACGATTCACAAAGTTGACAACCACCTGGGTAAAACCAAACCAAGGAACCTGAACTGCACTTCTCAGAATAAACAAGTGGTACAGGCTGAGTCTACAAACAGTCCTGCTGAAAACTCAAAAAGAGACGTTAAGAAGATCAGCCTGGTGGTGAGTATGTACTTATAA
- the sybl1 gene encoding vesicle-associated membrane protein 7, protein MAILFAVVARGTTILAKHAWCGGNFLEVTEQILAKIPSENNKLTYSHGSYLFHYICHDRIIYLCITDDDFERSRAFSFLSEVKKRFQTTYGSRAQTALPYAMNSEFSSTLAAQMKHHSDPRGSDRVTETQMQVDDLKGIMVRNIDLVAQRGEKLELLIDKTENLVDSSVTFKTTSRNLARAMCMKNLKLTCLIVLVCLVVLYIIVSAACGGLSWPSCVK, encoded by the exons ATGGCAATTCTGTTTGCTGTTGTGGCTCGTGGAACCACCATCCTGGCAAAGCATGCATGGTGTGGTGGCAACTTCCTGGAAGTGACCGAGCAGATCTTAGCCAAAATCCCATCAGAAAATAACAAACTGACCTACAGCCAtggaag ctaTCTCTTTCATTACATCTGCCATGACAGAATCATATATCTGTGTATCACTGACGAT GACTTTGAGAGGTCTCGTGCATTCAGCTTCCTCAGTGAAGTCAAGAAGCGTTTCCAGACGACGTACGGGTCGCGAGCACAAACAGCCCTGCCTTACGCCATGAACAGTGAGTTCTCCTCAACACTGGCAGCTCAGATG aAACACCACTCAGACCCAAGGGGATCAGACCGTGTCACTGAGACTCAGATGCAAGTGGATGACCTGAAGGGCATTATGGTCCGCAACATAG ACTTGGTtgctcagagaggagagaagctgGAGTTACTGATTGACAAGACAGAAAATCTGGTTGATTCT TCGGTCACATTTAAGACCACAAGTCGTAACCTGGCTCGAGCCATGTGCATGAAGAACCTCAAGTTGACCTGTCTCATTGTGCTGGTGTGCCTG gtgGTCCTTTACATTATCGTCTCTGCTGCCTGTGGGGGCCTCAGCTGGCCCTCGTGTGTCAAATAA